A single genomic interval of Luteolibacter yonseiensis harbors:
- a CDS encoding RDD family protein, translating to MDEWFYEESGKQGGPVSGEKIKQLLATRTLDPSSLVWRDGMPQWSRVDTIPGFETSPYASPAAGMSSEIDWSGYSPTGPQIRPWVRYWARTLDILLFSLIGGLALGAVFPAAEQINDLVFGLILMLIYNFVEPLFLSVWGATPFKALFLIRVRNQDGSKLAYRQALVRTFKVWLRGEALGAPLISIFTHLTAYTFLTERKITSWDAEGGFIVSHREIAWWRWIVVIALVALPFVAIAWVAANLPE from the coding sequence ATGGACGAATGGTTTTACGAAGAATCCGGAAAACAAGGGGGACCGGTGAGCGGAGAGAAAATCAAACAACTTCTCGCAACCCGCACGCTCGACCCGTCTTCCCTCGTCTGGCGGGACGGCATGCCGCAGTGGTCCCGTGTGGATACCATCCCGGGATTCGAAACCTCACCCTATGCAAGTCCCGCGGCCGGCATGTCCTCTGAAATCGATTGGAGCGGATACAGTCCCACCGGCCCGCAGATCCGCCCCTGGGTCCGCTACTGGGCGAGGACTTTGGATATTCTCCTGTTCAGTCTGATCGGTGGATTGGCCCTCGGAGCCGTCTTCCCGGCAGCGGAGCAGATCAATGACCTGGTCTTCGGACTGATCCTGATGTTGATCTATAATTTCGTGGAACCCCTGTTCCTGTCCGTGTGGGGCGCGACTCCCTTCAAAGCCCTCTTCCTGATCCGCGTCCGCAACCAGGACGGCAGCAAGCTGGCCTATCGCCAGGCACTGGTCCGGACCTTCAAGGTCTGGCTCCGGGGTGAGGCTTTGGGAGCTCCCCTCATCAGTATCTTCACCCACCTCACCGCCTACACCTTCCTGACGGAAAGGAAGATCACTTCATGGGATGCGGAGGGAGGGTTCATCGTCAGCCATCGGGAAATCGCATGGTGGCGCTGGATCGTTGTCATCGCGCTGGTCGCCCTTCCTTTCGTGGCAATCGCGTGGGTGGCTGCCAACCTGCCGGAATGA
- a CDS encoding DUF2007 domain-containing protein, with protein MTEVFSSRDSATIGLLQSLLEAEGIRTYLRSEHAATVTYPAVVPALCILDEADVERGVELIRENLRQGEAGSEEEHTCPQCGEKSPGGFEKCWSCETFLIVAG; from the coding sequence ATGACCGAAGTATTCAGCAGCCGTGACAGCGCGACCATCGGCCTCCTTCAGAGCCTTTTGGAGGCGGAAGGCATCAGGACCTACCTCCGCAGCGAGCACGCCGCCACCGTGACATATCCTGCGGTGGTGCCGGCGCTCTGCATCCTCGATGAAGCGGACGTGGAGCGCGGGGTCGAGCTGATCCGCGAGAATCTGCGGCAGGGGGAAGCGGGTTCCGAAGAGGAGCATACCTGCCCGCAATGCGGGGAGAAAAGTCCGGGTGGTTTTGAGAAATGCTGGAGTTGCGAGACGTTCTTGATCGTAGCCGGATGA